The Cellulophaga sp. L1A9 genome window below encodes:
- a CDS encoding L-dopachrome tautomerase-related protein: MKPILYPFLAALLFVSCKQSTKEPKEISSTTKTPEITAVASFTGQQVTGVTLSDTGRIFVNFPRWRKGVTNSVVELSKGIETPFPNKEWNSWEIGDKVEAQKFIGVQSVVAFEDKVYILDTRSPLFQEVLDAPRVFVFNLNTNALEHTYVLSESAYHPNSYINDLRVDKKNNKIYFTDSGNSGLVILDLKTETFRRVLDDHTSTAAEQSFLNFANGKWTNTVNSDGIALDTKNDKLYYHALTGYSLYSIPTQALVFEDELDLEKAVTLEAKTSAPDGMIFDENGNLYYADLENNKIMYRKTDGSIHILVEGDKVKWADTFSIYNNQLYYTNSRINEVTADISEMEFTVNRVDLPEK; this comes from the coding sequence ATGAAACCCATTCTTTATCCATTTTTAGCCGCTCTACTCTTCGTTTCTTGTAAGCAAAGCACAAAGGAACCAAAGGAAATATCAAGTACAACTAAAACTCCAGAGATTACAGCAGTAGCTTCGTTTACAGGACAGCAGGTTACAGGTGTTACTTTGAGCGATACGGGGCGAATTTTTGTGAATTTTCCGAGATGGAGAAAAGGGGTCACAAATTCAGTGGTAGAATTAAGTAAAGGTATTGAAACCCCGTTTCCTAATAAAGAATGGAACTCTTGGGAGATTGGGGATAAGGTAGAAGCGCAAAAATTTATTGGCGTGCAATCTGTAGTTGCCTTTGAAGATAAAGTATATATTTTGGACACTAGAAGTCCGCTTTTTCAAGAAGTACTGGATGCTCCTCGAGTATTTGTTTTTAACCTAAACACAAATGCATTAGAACATACTTATGTTTTAAGTGAATCGGCATATCATCCTAATTCCTATATCAATGATTTACGCGTAGACAAAAAGAATAATAAAATCTATTTTACAGATTCCGGAAATTCTGGTCTTGTCATCTTAGACTTAAAAACAGAAACGTTTCGTAGAGTTTTAGATGACCATACCTCTACAGCAGCAGAGCAAAGTTTTTTAAATTTCGCCAATGGTAAATGGACAAACACCGTAAATTCTGATGGCATAGCTTTAGATACAAAAAATGACAAATTATATTACCACGCCCTTACCGGGTATAGCTTATATAGCATACCAACGCAAGCATTAGTTTTTGAGGATGAACTTGATCTTGAAAAAGCGGTTACCTTAGAAGCTAAAACATCTGCTCCTGACGGGATGATTTTTGATGAAAATGGCAATCTATATTATGCCGATTTAGAAAATAATAAAATCATGTATCGCAAGACAGATGGGAGCATACATATTCTAGTTGAAGGTGATAAGGTAAAATGGGCTGATACCTTTAGCATTTACAACAACCAATTATATTACACCAATTCTAGAATAAATGAAGTTACAGCAGACATATCTGAGATGGAATTTACAGTAAACCGAGTAGATTTACCAGAGAAATAG
- the fabF gene encoding beta-ketoacyl-ACP synthase II, producing the protein MKRVVITGLGALTPIGNSVDTFWKNAINGQSGASKITKFDTSLFKTKFAAELKDFDPKKYLDRNQIKRSDLFTQYALYSVAEAMEDSGLDISKMSPFDIGVIWGTGQGGMQTFEDEVKNYVEGNKNPRFSPFFIPKLLSNMASGLIAMKYGLMGINYTAVSACASSSSAIMDAFNYIRLNKAKVMVTGGSESPITEASIGGFNAMKALSTANDNAEGASRPFDVDRSGFVMGEGAGALILEEYEHAKKRGATIYAEVVGAAMTDDAYHISATHPEGLGAIKAMQLAMEEANINPDAVNYLNTHATSTPVGDISEVKAVATTFNNSFDTLKISATKSMTGHLLGAAGAIEAILAIKAIQHNIIPPTINTTTLDPEIPAGMPIVMKEAIPHNVTIAMSNTFGFGGHNATTIFKKI; encoded by the coding sequence ATGAAAAGAGTAGTCATTACTGGTTTAGGAGCGTTAACTCCAATAGGAAACTCCGTAGATACATTTTGGAAAAATGCTATTAACGGACAAAGTGGTGCATCAAAAATCACCAAATTTGATACCTCCTTATTTAAAACAAAATTTGCTGCTGAACTTAAAGATTTTGATCCTAAAAAATATTTAGATCGCAATCAAATAAAAAGAAGTGATCTTTTTACGCAATACGCACTATACAGTGTTGCCGAAGCAATGGAAGATAGTGGCTTGGATATTAGCAAAATGTCTCCTTTTGATATTGGCGTTATTTGGGGAACGGGCCAAGGAGGCATGCAAACTTTCGAAGATGAAGTTAAAAATTATGTAGAAGGCAATAAAAACCCACGCTTTAGTCCGTTTTTTATTCCGAAGCTATTATCAAATATGGCTTCTGGATTAATTGCGATGAAATATGGTTTAATGGGTATTAATTATACGGCTGTTTCTGCTTGTGCATCTTCTAGTTCTGCTATTATGGATGCTTTTAATTACATCCGTTTAAACAAAGCCAAGGTTATGGTTACCGGGGGTTCAGAATCTCCCATAACTGAAGCCTCTATTGGAGGATTCAACGCAATGAAAGCTTTATCTACTGCTAATGATAATGCAGAAGGAGCTTCTAGACCATTTGATGTAGACAGAAGTGGTTTTGTCATGGGCGAAGGTGCTGGTGCCTTAATCTTAGAAGAATATGAGCATGCTAAAAAACGTGGGGCTACCATCTATGCTGAAGTTGTTGGTGCCGCAATGACGGATGATGCTTATCATATATCTGCAACACACCCAGAAGGCTTAGGAGCTATTAAAGCCATGCAACTGGCAATGGAGGAGGCTAACATAAACCCTGATGCTGTTAATTACTTAAATACGCATGCAACCTCTACTCCTGTTGGAGATATTAGCGAGGTTAAAGCTGTAGCGACTACCTTCAACAATAGTTTTGATACCCTTAAAATAAGTGCCACAAAATCTATGACGGGACATTTACTTGGTGCTGCTGGTGCAATAGAAGCTATATTAGCAATAAAAGCTATACAGCACAATATTATACCTCCTACCATTAATACAACAACATTAGATCCTGAAATTCCCGCAGGTATGCCAATTGTAATGAAGGAAGCTATCCCCCATAATGTTACCATAGCCATGAGTAATACCTTTGGATTTGGTGGTCACAATGCGACTACAATTTTTAAGAAAATATAA